In Corynebacterium frankenforstense DSM 45800, the DNA window CGGGCAGCCGAGGTAGCCGGCGAGCTCGCGCAGGGCGCGGCCCTTGTCGGCCTCCGGGCTCATCACGTCGATCCAGTGCGCGCCGGAGACCACGACGTTCATGCCGCCGGCCGCCGGACGCAGCGCGGGAGCGACGACCGTCTCGGCGTCCTCGGGGGTGAACACCGCGAGCTTGACGACGTCCCCGGCGTCGGCCGCCGCGTGCAGGTCGGCGGTGACCTCGACGGAGTGGTAGTACTTGACCACCTCCGGGTCCCCGGCGGCCTCCGGGTCCGTGAGGTAGGCGACCTCGGGGCGGCAGACGAGCAGCCACAGCGGGGCGTGGCCGGTCCCGGCGGTGGCGGCGTTGAAGTCCGCCACGGCGTCGATGACGGCGTGCACGGGCCCGGCCGGCATCGGGGTGGTGGAGGTGACCTC includes these proteins:
- a CDS encoding Cof-type HAD-IIB family hydrolase, encoding MAPRLVAVDMDGTFLDPDGRVPAGFAELYPRLTAAGAVFTPASGRQLRTLADMFSELGEQMSYIAENGAVVVHHGEVTSTTPMPAGPVHAVIDAVADFNAATAGTGHAPLWLLVCRPEVAYLTDPEAAGDPEVVKYYHSVEVTADLHAAADAGDVVKLAVFTPEDAETVVAPALRPAAGGMNVVVSGAHWIDVMSPEADKGRALRELAGYLGCPREETVAFGDYLNDYELLRAAGTAYAMANAHPRLKEIADHIAPSNAEHGVLTVLESLL